A stretch of the Dioscorea cayenensis subsp. rotundata cultivar TDr96_F1 chromosome 4, TDr96_F1_v2_PseudoChromosome.rev07_lg8_w22 25.fasta, whole genome shotgun sequence genome encodes the following:
- the LOC120259383 gene encoding TVP38/TMEM64 family membrane protein slr0305, which produces MLHGVPSHSFSSSPPSPLPPMIPLLLSSPLPHLPFPFLSSPLSTIRTRRFPSFRPLSSLKETKNPTLRKASSNVPQSFKFDNSKGGSDGPGGPDGPEGGLGGETVAAGSVLAGILLVGLIGGVGAVGFLYKEQINAFLNQLSVFIEGYGPAGYALFVAVYTGLEVLAIPAIPLTMSAGLLFGTLTGTIIVSISGTLAASASFLIARYFARERILKMVKGNKKFMAIDKAIGENGFKVVTLLRLSPLLPFSLGNYLYGLTSVKFVPYVLGSWLGMLPGTWAYVSAGAFGRAIIQDESEFGVFGGNNQLWTLGLGLLATALAATYVTRLAKDAVKDIE; this is translated from the exons ATGCTTCATGGCGTCCCTTCTcactccttctcctcctctcctcCCTCTCCATTGCCTCCAATGATCCCTCTCCTCCTCTCGTCGCCTCTCCCTCACCTCCCTTTCCCCTTCCTCTCTTCCCCTCTCTCCACCATCCGCACCCGCCGGTTCCCCTCTTTCCGCCCTCTCTCCTCACTCAAGGAGACCAAGAATCCCACTCTCCGCAAGGCCTCCTCCAATGTCCCACAAAGCTTCAAGTTTGATAACTCCAAGGGCGGATCCGATGGCCCTGGTGGCCCTGACGGCCCCGAGGGTGGCCTGGGCGGCGAGACCGTCGCCGCCGGCAGTGTTCTGGCTGGGATTTTGCTTGTTGGACTCATCGGAGGGGTTGGGGCTGTTGGGTTTCTCTATAAGGAACAGATCAACGCGTTTCTCAATCAGCTCTCTGTGTTCATCGAAG GTTATGGGCCTGCAGGATACGCTCTGTTTGTAGCTGTTTATACTGGATTGGAG GTTCTTGCAATCCCTGCCATCCCTTTGACTATGTCAGCAGGTCTTCTTTTTGGTACCCTTACAGGTACCATCATTGTTTCTATCAGCGGGACA TTGGCCGCAAGTGCATCTTTTCTTATTGCTAGATATTTTGCTCGAGAACGCATTCTTAAAATGGTCAAAGGAAACAAAAAGTTTATGGCAATTGACAAAGCTATTGGAGAGAATGGTTTCAAAGTGGTTACCCTTCTACGTTTGAGTCCTTTACTTCCATTTTCTCTTGGAAACTATCTATATGGGCTGACTTCAGTGAAGTTTGTCCCATATGTATTGGGCAG TTGGTTAGGCATGCTTCCAGGGACATGGGCATATGTGAGTGCAGGTGCATTTGGACGAGCCATCATT CAAGATGAGTCAGAATTTGGtgtatttggagga
- the LOC120259225 gene encoding putative pentatricopeptide repeat-containing protein At2g01510 encodes MLAFSFNHSHHLRSHLLFTASITTNSTQFHRFLANGSPLNLYTIPTILASCGAQRNLSLGLQLHALAIHTGLDSNSFILSSLITMYSKCSHFSAAYHILNSTNPNDSISWNALIVSSSRSGLHSDALHLFVKMHHRALPLDEFTFPSALNSAAHLSLVLTGQTIHSLLLRSGFQRHAHIGNALVDMYAKSGELHSARNVFDEMPHRDVVAWTSLLTSSARHVSHSASLDLFLEMLSSSVNLDAFVIAAVLSSSAELTVLELGRQLHATSVKRGFHSFLSLGNALLTMYAKTGCIDDAELIFDLIPYPDAITWTALIIGLAQNGRGHDSVHVYDKMIRTGSKPDYITFIGLLFACSHAGLVEPGRSYFESMEPVHGIEPGPEHYACMIDLLARSGKIEEAVRLMNRMRFEPDATVWKALLSGCRVHLNSGFALQVAERAAEILFKIAPNDAVPYVLLSNIYSKIRRWGDVAKIRALMKARGVSKEPGCSWMEVGGVVHVFHVEDHVHPRTAEIYAKVDEMMGRIRETGYVAETGNVLQDVGEEGEMGLAYHSEKLAVAFGLVVLPRGALIRVFKNLRVCGDCHTALKLVTKVYGRKVVLRDANVFHHMENGVCSCGDYW; translated from the coding sequence ATGCTCGCCTTCTCCTTCAACCATTCCCACCATCTCCGATCCCATCTCCTCTTCACCGCCTCCATCACCACCAACTCCACACAATTCCACCGTTTTCTCGCCAATGGATCACCCCTCAACCTCTACACCATCCCAACCATCCTCGCCTCATGCGGCGCCCAGCGCAATCTCTCACTCGGTCTTCAGCTCCACGCGCTCGCCATTCACACTGGCCTCGACTCCAACTCCTTCATTCTCAGCTCGCTAATCACCATGTACTCCAAATGCTCCCACTTCTCCGCCGCATACCACATCCTCAACTCCACCAACCCCAACGACTCCATCTCCTGGAACGCCCTCATCGTCTCCTCCTCCCGCTCCGGTCTCCACTCCGACGCCCTCCACCTGTTTGTCAAAATGCACCACAGAGCCCTCCCACTCGACGAATTCACCTTCCCCTCCGCTCTCAACTCTGCCGCTCATCTCTCCCTCGTCCTCACCGGCCAAACCATCCACTCCCTCCTTCTCCGGTCCGGCTTCCAACGCCACGCCCACATCGGCAACGCCCTCGTCGACATGTACGCCAAGTCCGGCGAGCTCCACTCCGCCCGCAACGTGTTCGACGAAATGCCTCACAGAGACGTTGTAGCATGGACTTCCCTTCTAACCTCCTCCGCCCGCCACGTGTCTCATTCTGCATCCCTTGATCTCTTCCTCGAGATGCTCTCTTCCAGCGTGAATCTCGATGCTTTCGTCATCGCCGCCGTCCTCAGCTCCTCCGCCGAGCTCACCGTCTTAGAACTCGGCCGCCAGCTCCACGCCACTAGCGTGAAACGCGGTTTCCACTCGTTTCTTTCTTTGGGAAACGCGCTTCTCACCATGTACGCCAAAACCGGCTGCATCGACGACGCAGAGCTCATCTTCGATCTCATCCCATATCCCGATGCCATCACTTGGACGGCTCTGATTATCGGGTTAGCTCAAAACGGTCGAGGTCACGACTCGGTTCATGTTTATGATAAAATGATCCGAACCGGGTCTAAACCGGACTATATAACCTTCATCGGTTTACTATTCGCGTGTAGTCACGCGGGTTTGGTCGAACCCGGTCGATCCTACTTCGAGTCAATGGAACCGGTTCATGGAATCGAGCCTGGACCGGAACACTACGCATGTATGATCGATTTGTTAGCCCGGTCCGGGAAAATAGAGGAAGCGGTTCGGTTAATGAACCGGATGCGGTTCGAGCCGGATGCGACGGTTTGGAAGGCGTTACTCTCGGGTTGCCGGGTTCATCTCAACAGTGGATTCGCTCTCCAGGTGGCGGAACGTGCGGCTGAGATTTTGTTCAAGATTGCGCCAAATGATGCTGTGCCGTACGTTTTATTATCCAACATTTACTCCAAGATACGGAGATGGGGTGACGTGGCGAAGATCCGAGCGTTGATGAAGGCGCGAGGAGTGAGTAAGGAGCCGGGGTGTAGCTGGATGGAGGTTGGAGGCGTTGTGCACGTGTTCCACGTGGAGGATCACGTGCATCCACGGACGGCGGAGATTTACGCAAAAGTGGATGAGATGATGGGGAGGATACGGGAAACGGGGTACGTGGCGGAAACGGGAAACGTCTTGCAGGATGTCGGGGAGGAAGGGGAAATGGGCTTAGCTTATCATAGTGAGAAGTTGGCTGTGGCTTTTGGGCTTGTGGTCTTGCCACGTGGCGCTTTGATAAGGGTGTTCAAGAATCTAAGGGTGTGTGGTGATTGTCACACTGCTTTGAAATTGGTGACAAAGGTTTATGGGAGGAAGGTTGTGCTAAGAGATGCTAATGTTTTTCATCACATGGAGAACGGGGTTTGTTCTTGTGGAGATTATTGGTAA
- the LOC120259184 gene encoding uncharacterized protein LOC120259184, producing MDASSPAPTMEELTPVSRPPKRLIFDRRYGWVYDEWRDPSEVALAGGRGMFCIVPIVKAFLSVSSQLINAATDSAVRNLRNRNHTPQTIHANLCTQFQKLLQSIQTLVSRRRFPKQISNMTESHKS from the exons ATGGATGCGAGCTCGCCGGCGCCGACAATGGAGGAGCTGACGCCGGTTAGCCGGCCTCCGAAGCGCCTCATCTTCGACCGGCGCTACGGTTGGGT GTATGATGAGTGGAGAGACCCATCGGAAGTCGCCCTAGCTGGAGGGAGAGGAAT GTTTTGCATTGTACCGATTGTCAAAGCATTTCTGAGTGTTTCTTCACAATTG ATCAATGCTGCCACTGATTCTGCAGTGAGAAATCTTAGAAACCGAAATCATACGCCTCAGACAATTCATGCAAATTTGTGCACCCAGTTTCAGAAACTCTTGCAATCCATACAAACCCTAGTTTCAAGACGTCGATTTCCTAAACAAATCTCAAATATGACTGAATCCCACAAGTCTTGA
- the LOC120258758 gene encoding LOW QUALITY PROTEIN: probable protein phosphatase 2C 74 (The sequence of the model RefSeq protein was modified relative to this genomic sequence to represent the inferred CDS: deleted 1 base in 1 codon) — MIDALVFIWSIIFIIFNLFQVFKKEYFCMALESSPPPLSWASLTDNAGATKKRPREAKISLEAVSVTGNVKEDEVKVSSMERKKRPSSIIIPKTTYINLRCIEEVKDHRDDHVFEDQGSEYCLASKQGTRHAMEDGYSVITNSHGDQKQVFFGVFDGHGGRAAVDFVKEKLGKNILASIEDSEKNENQLEIAVRKGYMITDEEFLSQGVSSGTCIATVLLKDGDMVVSNVGDCRVVMSQNGIANALTTDHLASRDDERERIENTGGYVSCHNGKWRVHDSLAVSRAIGDGNMKKWIISEPETKKLHLTLDCEFLIMASDGLWDKVSNQEAIDVVFKSKDMKKSCKELVEMSWSRGSRDDITVMVVDLQKFVL; from the exons ATGATTGATGCACTTGTGTTCATATGGTCTATAATCTTCATTATCTTCAACTTGTTCCAAGTATTTAAGAAGGAGTACTTTTGCATGGCTTTAGagtcttcacctcctcctttgTCATGGGCAAGCCTAACCGACAATGCCGGAGCGACAAAGAAGAGGCCGAGAGAAGCAAAGATCAGCCTCGAAGCAGTGTCGGTGACCGGAAATGTTAAAGAAGATGAAGTTAAGGTGTCTTCaatggagaggaagaagaggccTTCAAGTATTATCATTCCTAAAACTACTTATATAAATTTAAGGTGCATTGAGGAAGTTAAGGATCATCGTGATGATCATGTGTTTGAAGATCAAGGAAGTGAGTATTGTTTGGCAAGTAAGCAAGGAACTAGACATGCAATGGAGGATGGTTATAGTGTTATAACTAATAGTCATGGAGATCAAAAAcag GTGTTCTTCGGCGTGTTTGAT GGCCATGGAGGCCGAGCCGCGGTTGATTTCGTGAAGGAGAAATTAGGGAAGAACATACTTGCATCAATTGAAGATTCAGAGAAGAATGAAAATCAATTGGAAATAGCTGTTCGGAAAGGTTATATGATCACCGATGAAGAGTTTCTTAGTCAG gGAGTGAGTAGTGGAACTTGCATAGCTACTGTTCTATTGAAAGATGGAGACATGGTTGTAAGCAATGTAGGTGATTGTAGGGTAGTAATGAGCCAAAATGGCATAGCTAATGCCTTAACAACCGATCACCTTGCCAGTCGAGATGATGAACGGGAGAGGATCGAAAATACA GGTGGATATGTTAGTTGTCACAATGGCAAATGGAGAGTACATGACTCTTTAGCGGTATCGAGAGCTATCGGAGATGGGAACATGAAGAAATGGATCATCTCCGAGCCGGAGACGAAAAAACTCCATCTCACACTGGATTGTGAGTTTTTGATTATGGCCTCTGATGGTCTGTGGgataag GTATCAAATCAAGAGGCAATTGATGTTGTTTTCAAGAGCAAGGACATGAAGAAGTCATGCAAAGAGCTTGTGGAGATGTCTTGGAGTAGGGGGAGTAGGGATGATATTACTGTTATGGTGGTAGACCTTCAAAAGTTTGTATTATAA